In one Betta splendens chromosome 14, fBetSpl5.4, whole genome shotgun sequence genomic region, the following are encoded:
- the LOC114869821 gene encoding olfactory receptor 51F2-like, whose translation MGVEERSASIINTTFVRPAAFYINGFTNIPHAQYYYVFLCFVYIMTVVGNGFLMSVIYLVKTLHSPKYMIVFSLALTDLCGSTALIPKVLDTFLFDRRYIVYEACLSYMFFVWFFAFVQSWTLVTMAYDRFVAICFPLRYHSIVTKPAVAVMLLLTWAAVLSLVACMAGLLDRLSFCGSLVIQSFYCDHGPIYRLGCNDFSANYNVAYVALITTVFLPLTLIALTYVCIAVALSRIASGAERLKALKTCTSHLILVAIFFLPLMATNLAVMTSYLHPNTRIINSTLTHTVPALLNPIIYSLKTEEVMKSIKKLWKSIRSNIIISTIL comes from the coding sequence ATGGGTGTGGAAGAGAGATCAGCCTCCATAATTAATACTACGTTTGTtcgtcctgcagctttttacatCAATGGCTTCACCAACATCCCTCATGCTCAGTATTACTACGTGTTCCTGTGCTTCGTCTACATCATGACTGTTGTTGGGAACGgttttctgatgtctgtgatttacctggtgaagactcttcattctcctaaatacatgattgtgttcagcctggctttaacagatctgtgtggcagcactgcTCTCATCCCTAAAGTCCTGGACACGTTCTTGTTTGACAGGAGATACATTGTCTATGAGGCTTGTTTGAGTTACATGTTCTTTGTGTGGTTCTTTGCCTTTGTACAGTCGTGGACACTTGTCACTATGGCCTATGACAGGTTTGTAGCCATTTGCTTTCCTCTGAGGTACCACAGTATTGTGACTAAACCAGccgttgctgtgatgctgctgttgacatGGGCAGCTGTATTAAGCTTGGTAGCGTGCATGGCTGGACTACTGGACCgtctgtccttctgtgggtcttTGGTGATACAAAGTTTTTACTGTGACCATGGACCAATATATCGTCTGGGTTGTAATGATTTTTCTGCCAATTATAATGTTGCATATGTCGCCCTaatcacaactgtttttttgcctttgacaTTAATAGCACTGACCTACGTCTGCATTGCTGTTGCTCTGAGCAGAATAGCATCAGGAGCAGAACGACTCAAAGCTCTGAAAACTTGTACTTCCCACCTGATTCTTGTTGCCATTTTCTTTCTACCACTCATGGCCACAAACCTGGCTGTTATGACGTCCTACCTTCACCCTAATACCAGGATCATCAACTCCActttgacacacactgtaccagctctgctcaaccccatcatctactctttaaagactgaagaagtgatgaagtcTATTAAAAAGCTTTGGAAAAGCATCAGATCTAATATTATAATTTCAACTATACTTTGA